The following nucleotide sequence is from Ignavibacteria bacterium.
GCAGATTCTGCTTCATCAAATGATTCATTCATCATTGCATTTTCTGCCCAATTGACTAACTCGGCTAAGGTGAGTTTATGATGAAGGTAATCACTAATTTTTTCAGCTACATTTTCTTTTGTTATAATCATAGTTTTCTGTGTCCTTTATCTATTGGATACTTTTCGTGGATCTCAACTAAATTCCCATCGAAATTATAAATTTCCTGATAAAATTTCAAAGTCACCTCATTTTTATCAACTGCTTTAATATAATGTGCGTAATAACCAAATTTACCTTCGACTCTATACCAATAAATTCTTTCCCCCTCTTCTGTTTCTTTCCAATTACGAAATTTACTCTCGTTCTCTTTGCGTTTATTCATCAATTAGTAAGTTAAGTTTAATGATTTATCAACTAAAAAATTTATTTCTGAAATTCTAAATAATTTTTAAATATCAGAAACAACTGATACGTTGCGATCAAATCCTTTGCACAATATTCTGCGATATCTTTGAATTTCTTTTCTGCAAACATCTCATTTATGTTGTGCCCGGTGACTTCACCGCGCTTTGGACTTTCAATCCCAAACGCTTTGCAATAAAAATCAAGATTATATTTTCTGACAAGTCCATAAAAAGTAAATTGCTCAAGAAGATCACAATGTACTTTTGAGTCATATCTATAAGGAAGAAGATTTTTTGCGGGTTTGATTTTCATAATTGCAGAACGCAAGTGAAGAAACGGAGCATCAAAGCCACGTCCGTTAAATGTTACAAATCGTTCATACTTGTCAATGGTTTGCCAAAATGATTCGATTAACGATTTTTCATCTCCGGATCGAAAAGTGAAATGCTCATCATCGGACTTAAACTCTTCATTTCCTTCGGATTGAAACAGTATCAATCCCTTTTCTCTTTCCACATCATACAAACCGATAGCGACAATCTGTGCGGTGAGTGCGCTGAGATTTAAATAACGAATCACTTCATCTTTTTTAATCTGTTTTTTTTCTTCAGTCTCTTCCATTTCGGCAAATCGCATTAAGTATTCGCGTTGGAATTCATCGAAAGATTCGAATTGGTATCCGACGGTTTCAATATCGAATATAAGTGTTTTCATCCTCGAGTGATCTTTACGTTAGAATCAAACTTTTTTATTTCATCAATCAAACCCTCTGGTATCACAGCACGTTGACGTGTTTTATAATCTACATTTACAATCACATCACTTCCGAATGCAGCAAACTTGCCTGATGAGTTATTGAACAGGACTTGCTCGAATCCAAAACTTGAATTTTTTATGAAAGCAATTCGTGTATAAAGCGTTATTTCATCATCAATCGAGCAAGGTTCGTAATACTCACATGAATTTTTCACTACAAAGAAAAGAAGTCCATCGCTGAATGAACCGTTGGGATACATTTTCACCCCCATTTGCTTTCTGTAATCGATCCTTCCCATCTCGAAGTAATTAAAATATACAGCATTGTTCACAACATTTTGAAAATCAATCTCGTAGCTGCGGACTCTAAATTTCAGAACTGCAGGGAATAATTTTATGTCGAATTGTTTTTGCATAAAAGTCTTTAATCCTTTCCAACCTGAGATTTCAAGATTTGAATCGCCTCTTCAACATCCTCATCATAAACATTTAAATGCATAACTGCTCTTGCTAAAAACTTTTTACCGACTGAAAGCAGCAGTAAATTTCCATGACCCGATGGAGTTTTAACTTTCGCTGCAATTTCATTTGCAGTTAGTCCCTTCACTCCGAAGAGGATAATATTTGTTTCAACTGAAGCTGGATCAAGTTCGATCGATGGAAGTTGTGAAATTTCTTCGGCGAAATACTTTGCTCGTCTATGATCATCTGCTAATCTTTCATAATTATTCTCAATTGCATAGATCCCCGCTGCGGCAAGAATTCCTGCTTGCCTCATTCCTCCTCCCCAGGCTTTTCGGTAACGATGTGCGAGTTTAATAAATTCTTTTGTCCCAGCGATAACAGAACCGACAGGTGCACCCATTCCTTTCGATAAACAGACTGAGACTGAATCAAAATGCGAGGCAAATTCTTTCATGCTGATGCCGGTAGCAATTGATGCGTTCCATAATCGTGCACCATCAAGATGATATTTTAAATTATATTTCTCGCATACTGTTTTTATTCTTTTTATTTCTTCAATGGGGAAAATTGATCCTGCACCTCGATTATGCGTATTCTCAACACAAACAAGCTTAGTCTTTGGCAGATAATATGCTTCTGGTCGAATTAATTCTTCAACTTGTTCTGCTGTAAAAATTCCTCTGTTGCCATTTGCGGTTAAAACTTGCACATGAGAAATTCCGGCAATCGATCCTGATTCATAATTTAAAATGTGTGCATCTCTATCGCATATCAATTCATCCCAAGGTTGAGTATGAGTTTTGATGCAAAGTTGGTTTGCCATTGTGCCGCTGGGGACAAATAATGCCGTTTCTTTTCCAAGCAGGTCAGCAACTTTTTCCTGCAGCCTATTTACACTCGGATCTTCTCCATAAACATCATCACCGACTTCTGCATTTAACATAAACTCACGCATTTCTTTAGACGGCTTAGTAACCGTGTCACTGCGAAGGTCAATCATCCGCATTTAATTTCCTCACCTGAATTTTTCTGATATAAGTAATAATAAAAACAAAAATGCTAAA
It contains:
- a CDS encoding 3'-5' exonuclease, which gives rise to MKTLIFDIETVGYQFESFDEFQREYLMRFAEMEETEEKKQIKKDEVIRYLNLSALTAQIVAIGLYDVEREKGLILFQSEGNEEFKSDDEHFTFRSGDEKSLIESFWQTIDKYERFVTFNGRGFDAPFLHLRSAIMKIKPAKNLLPYRYDSKVHCDLLEQFTFYGLVRKYNLDFYCKAFGIESPKRGEVTGHNINEMFAEKKFKDIAEYCAKDLIATYQLFLIFKNYLEFQK
- a CDS encoding acyl-CoA thioesterase; the protein is MQKQFDIKLFPAVLKFRVRSYEIDFQNVVNNAVYFNYFEMGRIDYRKQMGVKMYPNGSFSDGLLFFVVKNSCEYYEPCSIDDEITLYTRIAFIKNSSFGFEQVLFNNSSGKFAAFGSDVIVNVDYKTRQRAVIPEGLIDEIKKFDSNVKITRG
- a CDS encoding aminotransferase class I/II-fold pyridoxal phosphate-dependent enzyme gives rise to the protein MRMIDLRSDTVTKPSKEMREFMLNAEVGDDVYGEDPSVNRLQEKVADLLGKETALFVPSGTMANQLCIKTHTQPWDELICDRDAHILNYESGSIAGISHVQVLTANGNRGIFTAEQVEELIRPEAYYLPKTKLVCVENTHNRGAGSIFPIEEIKRIKTVCEKYNLKYHLDGARLWNASIATGISMKEFASHFDSVSVCLSKGMGAPVGSVIAGTKEFIKLAHRYRKAWGGGMRQAGILAAAGIYAIENNYERLADDHRRAKYFAEEISQLPSIELDPASVETNIILFGVKGLTANEIAAKVKTPSGHGNLLLLSVGKKFLARAVMHLNVYDEDVEEAIQILKSQVGKD